In Macadamia integrifolia cultivar HAES 741 chromosome 12, SCU_Mint_v3, whole genome shotgun sequence, the following are encoded in one genomic region:
- the LOC122058208 gene encoding shaggy-related protein kinase alpha, giving the protein MASVSVVPASGFREARGNCVAVDRLPEEMNDMKIRDDKEMEATVVDGNGTETGHIIVTTIGGRNGQPKQTISYMAERVVGNGSFGVVFQAKCLETGETVAIKKVLQDKRYKNRELQTMRLLDHPNVVSLKHCFFSTTEKDELYLNLVLEYVPETVHRVIRHYNKMNQRMPLIYVKLYTYQICRALAYIHGIIGVCHRDIKPQNLLVNPHTHQLKLCDFGSAKVLVKGEPNISYICSRYYRAPELIFGATEYTTAIDIWSAGCVLAELLLGQPLFPGESGVDQLVEIIKVLGTPTREEIKCMNPNYTEFKFPQIKAHPWHKIFHKRMPPEAVDLVSRLLQYSPNLRCTALEALIHPFFDELRDPNTRLPNGRFLPPLFNFKPHELKGVQMEILLKLIPEHARKQCAFLGL; this is encoded by the exons ATGGCTTCAGTGAGTGTAGTGCCTGCTTCTGGATTTAGAGAAGCTAGGGGCAATTGTGTCGCTGTTGATAGATTGCCTGAGGAGATGAATGACATGAAAATTAGGGATGACAAG GAAATGGAAGCTACTGTAGTTGATGGGAACGGGACAGAAACAGGTCATATCATTGTGACTACCATTGGCGGGAGAAATGGACAGCCAAAGCAG ACTATAAGCTACATGGCTGAGCGTGTTGTGGGGAATGGATCATTTGGAGTTGTTTTCCAG GCTAAATGCTTAGAGACTGGTGAAACTGTGGCAATAAAAAAGGTTCTTCAGGACAAACGGTACAAAAACCGGGAATTGCAAACGATGCGTCTTTTAGACCACCCAAATGTCGTGTCACTGAAGCATTGTTTCTTTTCAACAACTGAAAAAGATGAACTTTATCTTAACCTTGTACTTGAGTATGTTCCAGAGACTGTTCATCGGGTAATCAGGCACTATAATAAGATGAATCAAAGGATGCCACTGATATATGTGAAGCTGTATACATATCAG ATTTGTAGGGCATTGGCTTACATTCATGGCATTATTGGAGTTTGCCACAGGGACATAAAGCCTCAAAATCTTTTG GTGAACCCACATACCCATCAGTTAAAACTATGTGACTTTGGAAGTGCAAAAGTCTTG GTGAAAGGGGAGCCGAATATTTCTTATATCTGCTCTAGGTATTACAGAGCCCCTGAGCTTATTTTTGGAGCGACTGAGTATACTACAGCAATTGATATTTGGTCTGCAGGCTGTGTTTTGGCTGAGTTACTTCTCGGACAG CCTCTCTTTCCAGGTGAAAGTGGAGTAGACCAGCTTGTTGAAATCATCAag GTTTTGGGTACCCCAACTAGGGAAGAAATCAAGTGCATGAATCCGAACTACACAGAGTTTAAATTCCCCCAGATTAAAGCTCACCCATGGCACAAG ATATTTCACAAACGCATGCCACCTGAAGCTGTTGATCTTGTCTCGAGACTTCTGCAGTACTCGCCTAACCTTCGATGCACAGCT CTGGAAGCCTTGATCCACCCCTTCTTCGATGAGTTACGGGACCCAAATACTCGTCTGCCAAATGGACGTTTCCTGCCCCCACTCTTCAACTTCAAGCCTCATG AACTGAAGGGGGTGCAGATGGAGATTTTATTGAAATTGATTCCAGAGCATGCGAGAAAGCAATGTGCATTCCTGGGGTTGTGA
- the LOC122056963 gene encoding protein SLOW WALKER 1 gives MADVQLGQTFPVKSRLKPTPKKTSSPPESKYWRSFKTQQIPDLVYSITSIDFSPEPPHDFAATFSASVTLYSSQTLEPKFKISSFTDVAYSATFRSDGKLLAAGGESGIVQVFDAKSKSNLHRKLRGHTRPVRLVRYPRFDKLHLFSGSDDSLVKYWDIASETELLSLQGHKDYVRSGFASPASSDMFATGSYDHTVKVWDVRVSSLNSVMEVNHGKPVEDVVFLPSGGLLATAGGNSVKIWDVIAGGKLVHTIESHNKTVTSLCVGKVGSDGGEESEKYRLLSVSLDGFLKVFDYSALKITHSMRYPAPLLSVGFSPDSSVRAIGTSNGILFVGKRKNKQTEIDAPGADKLFGFRSVEEPEKRVLKPTNFRYFRRGQFEKPSEGDYLVKRSPKVKLAEHDKLLRKFRHKEALVSALNGKNPQNVVAVMEELVARKKLLKCVSNLDMEELGLLLGFLQRYVTMPRYSGFLMSLAKKVLELRAEDVSASDLLKGHVRNLKSSVAEEIRTQQSLQEIQGIVSPLMMIAGRR, from the coding sequence ATGGCGGACGTCCAATTAGGGCAGACATTCCCTGTGAAATCTCGCCTAAAACCCACTCCAAAGAAAACCTCCTCACCTCCAGAGTCTAAGTACTGGAGATCCTTCAAGACCCAACAAATCCCAGACCTTGTCTACTCCATCACCTCCATTGATTTCTCTCCTGAGCCACCACACGATTTCGCTGCCACATTCTCAGCGTCTGTAACCCTCTACAGCTCCCAAACTCTCGAACCCAAATTCAAGATCAGCTCCTTCACCGATGTTGCTTACTCCGCTACTTTTCGCTCCGACGGTAAACTTCTTGCAGCTGGTGGTGAGTCTGGTATCGTCCAAGTCTTCGACGCAAAATCGAAATCCAATCTCCACCGCAAGCTTCGTGGTCACACTCGCCCTGTTCGTCTCGTTCGATACCCTCGATTCGATAAGCTCCATTTGTTCTCCGGTAGTGATGATTCGCTTGTTAAGTACTGGGATATCGCGTCTGAGACTGAGCTTCTTAGTCTCCAAGGCCACAAGGATTATGTGCGTAGTGGGTTCGCTTCACCGGCAAGTTCGGACATGTTTGCTACTGGGTCTTATGATCATACGGTGAAGGTTTGGGATGTTAGAGTTTCTTCTTTGAATTCTGTTATGGAGGTTAATCATGGAAAGCCTGTTGAAGATgttgtttttcttccttccgGGGGTTTACTAGCGACTGCTGGTGGTAATTCTGTTAAAATCTGGGATGTAATTGCTGGTGGGAAGCTTGTTCACACTATTGAGAGTCATAATAAAACTGTTACTTCACTTTGTGTTGGTAAGGTAGGAAGTGATGGAGGTGAGGAGTCTGAAAAATATAGGCTTCTCAGCGTGTCTTTGGATGGGTTTTTGAAGGTTTTTGATTACTCGGCTTTGAAAATCACCCACTCAATGAGGTATCCGGCGCCACTTCTGTCAGTTGGGTTTTCGCCGGATAGTTCTGTTAGAGCTATTGGTACTTCTAATGGTATACTTTTTGTTGGAAAGAGGAAGAATAAACAAACTGAAATTGATGCTCCTGGAGCTGATAAGTTGTTTGGTTTTAGGTCTGTGGAGGAACCAGAGAAGCGGGTATTGAAACCTACAAATTTTCGTTACTTCCGTCGGGGCCAGTTTGAAAAGCCCTCTGAGGGGGATTACTTGGTTAAGAGATCGCCTAAGGTGAAATTGGCTGAACATGATAAGCTGTTGAGGAAGTTCAGGCACAAGGAAGCACTGGTATCTGCTTTGAATGGGAAGAATCCACAAAATGTGGTGGCCGTTATGGAGGAGTTGGTGGCTAGAAAGAAACTGTTGAAATGTGTTTCAAATTTGGATATGGAGGAGCTTGGGTTGCTCTTGGGGTTCCTGCAGAGGTATGTGACAATGCCAAGGTACTCTGGGTTCTTGATGAGCTTGGCAAAGAAGGTTCTTGAATTGcgtgcagaagatgttagtgcttcGGATCTCTTGAAAGGTCATGTTAGGAACCTCAAGAGCTCAGTTGCGGAGGAGATCAGGACTCAACAGTCTTTGCAAGAGATACAAGGTATTGTTTCTCCCTTAATGATGATTGCCGGGAGAAGATAA